Part of the Lycium ferocissimum isolate CSIRO_LF1 chromosome 6, AGI_CSIRO_Lferr_CH_V1, whole genome shotgun sequence genome, TTCAAGTACTTGGGAGTCCCACTATCCTCAAGGAAGATAACTATTCAGTAGTGTATGCCTATTGTTGAGAAAATGGTTGCAAGGATTAGATGCTTGTCCACCAAATTCCTATCTTACAGTGGTAGAGCTCAACTCATTCAGAGTGTACTATTCGAAATGCAAACCTATTGGGCTCAGGTCTTCCTTCTCCGAAAGAAGATAATTAAGTTGGTAAGAGTGTGTGTAGAACATTTCTTTGGACTGGCAGTCATGAAAGTTCAAGGAAAGCACTTATAGCTTGGGATAACCTGTGCATGCCTAAGTCTACAGGGGGACTTAACTTTATTGAATTCAGTCAATGGAACAAGGCAGCCATCTCTAAGTTGTTATGGTCTCTTACCACTAAACAAGACACACTTTGAATCAAATGGATACACATATTTTATATAAAGAATATGGACAGTACTACTATGCCAACCCCCAAACAAGCTTGTTGGGTAGTTAGGAAAATATTCGATGCAAGGAAATGGTTTCCAAATCTAGATGTTGCAACTGCTCTGCAGAATTGCTTTCATAAAGGAAAGTTTAGCATCAAGAGAGCCTATAAATCATTCATGCCCCAATATCCAAAGGTTCACTGGAAAAGCTTAGTCTTAGGGCCTCACTTAATACCAAGACATACTTTTATTACTTGGTTAGCTGTGCAAGGCAGGTTAGCAACAGTTGATAGGCTACAAAAGTGGGGAATCCAGGTGCCCACTGACTGTGTTTTGTGTCAGACTTCAACTGTAGAGACCCTCTCACATCTATTTTTCATCTATCCATACTCTAAACACATATGGCTAGCATTACTTAACTGGATAGGTGAAATGAGACAACCACAAGCTTGGGAAGAGGAAGTGAAATGGATTGCAAAAAAGGCCACTGGAAACAGACCAAGAGCTGTATCCTGAGCTTCATATTCGCTGCAGCAGTCTATCATGTGTAGGCCGAAAGAAATGCTCGAAGATTTCCGAATACCAGTAGAGACTACAGATTCAAAATCAAGGTACTTGTCCTCTAACTTCATATTCGAGGTCAACGACAAACCAAATGGGCCAGCATTTTGGATACTTTGAATTATTTTCGTAGTTAGACTCTGTGTTGTTAGTTTATGCATATTTGAGTTGTAGACAGGAAAAAGTAGATAACAATTTTGAGAGCTAGTTCTAGAGTCCAATGAACTAGTAGATTTGTAATTATCACACTtggttgaaataaaattttccatttcgaccaaaaaaaaaaagtcaatcaTCAATAGTTTAGCCCCCTTTAACATAAATATAGAAGGTTGATAAGAATCAGATAACATGGTACACATATTCCATGTGGAAATTAAACTACAATGTGTCGTACTCATTAAAAAAGCATAATCCAAACCTAAACTTCAATGTGGAAATCACACACTCCCCAAATCTtagataaagaacaaataaatcCAACAACGCTGTGGAATACATTCAGATTCGACCACAAACTCAGAAAATataatgtaatgacccgtttggtcattatagtcttttcggtatTTTCGCCCgttttcgagcattgattagctcacttttgacctgaggggaccATTGGCACGCTTCCCAaggtgtctagaccggattcgggcaatttttgtgaaatataggctttaagtgaaaaatggttgacccaaagttgacttttgggtaaacgaacctttttcaaaatttcgtcaattccgagaggtccggatggtcgtttagaacttgggTTTGTATTTGGTTTgtttcccaatgcactcggatgcatttcgggacttggattggaaaattggaattaaggcattgggagttgactcggtcaaagagacctccgttgggaattttgaggccacggaTGCATCCGTAGtgcgtttttatgtgtgtctatgtgtatggtatgtgagcagatggcctcagaaACTAGTCGAAAAATTGGATCAAATTGTGAAACTTAGGAAGTTTTCTGGTATCtagtgcccgctttggcggcaccagcaccgcggcaGCTGCACCGCTGGAGCGGTCAATGGGATTTCGCCattaccgctgaagcggtcgactgaccgcttcagcggcaccgctggggcggtcccagTGCCGCTGAAGCGGGTGACGAGCAGTTTGgaaaattaatgaagtgttaaaagcccttagaccctcattatttcccatctcgatatttgagcttgaggGAACTGTTCTTAGAGATATTTGGAGGagattcttggaggtaaatcttgcttattcctttactcttccttaaatcataatcatcttagacccccttccctttaataaccccttagtgatggaagttggaagagggttttgatgaacacTTTCTCTAGGCTTGgtaatgataaattgatgatgtttatgttagattttgatgaatctaagcttattaatcatatatcttgcATTCCtagcgttgaatttcggaatcaaggaattagggtttatacccaattttggggtttttgcttgaaataagaaattaggctaatgcttgagttaaaaaaaataattaatggttgggttatgatcacctagtgttaatttggtagtttgcttccgaatttcccgttttgcccttgtggc contains:
- the LOC132061453 gene encoding uncharacterized protein LOC132061453, with product MDSTTMPTPKQACWVVRKIFDARKWFPNLDVATALQNCFHKGKFSIKRAYKSFMPQYPKVHWKSLVLGPHLIPRHTFITWLAVQGRLATVDRLQKWGIQVPTDCVLCQTSTVETLSHLFFIYPYSKHIWLALLNWIGEMRQPQAWEEEVKWIAKKATGNRPRAVS